One genomic region from Pseudochaenichthys georgianus chromosome 15, fPseGeo1.2, whole genome shotgun sequence encodes:
- the LOC117459673 gene encoding SLAM family member 7-like, whose protein sequence is MGEVLVFSLLVVASLRSASTEEKFFKEGGSVKLDLRPALSVPIAIIQWKFKDSILAEWVENVLPLTHNRQHIKLDKVSGRLAMEKMTKADEGVYSVDVNNNVQKETYNVVFITDVPKPEIWISPLTCSEESDQCTLSCEGDTTGAEPVTYSWKTDDGEWKESRRDMPITQEGHGQVKTFTCTMKNPVSEEVSDPLPNRLLREMPLESSGVRYEAVLIKEVLNPAGSSWGCWRLGAGPWTEWRQLHLDVLLRDPEQRGGGFWCRMEVPDPRGEERAARMILFLPADSGLWIKVLGAVMRSLALLALLGVVVFAVWRSRETLRRLTCPSQSREREG, encoded by the coding sequence ATGGGGGAAGTGTTGGTGTTTTCTCTGCTGGTGGTGGCCTCTCTTCGCTCTGCTTCTACTGAGGAGAAGTTCTTCAAGGAAGGCGGTAGCGTGAAGCTGGACTTGAGGCCTGCTCTTTCCGTTCCGATCGCCATCATccagtggaagtttaaagataGTATTCTGGCAGAATGGGTGGAAAATGTGCTTCCTTTGACGCATAACAGACAACACATCAAACTGGATAAAGTCTCTGGACGTTTAGCTATGGAGAAAATGACCAAAGCGGATGAGGGTGTGTATTCAGTGGACGTTAACAACAACGTGCAAAAAGAGACATACAACGTTGTATTTATCACCGATGTTCCCAAGCCGGAGATATGGATCTCCCCGCTGACATGCAGCGAGGAAAGTGACCAATGTACCCTGAGCTGTGAGGGGGACACCACCGGGGCTGAACCCGTCACTTACAGCTGGAAGACCGACGATGGAGAGTGGAAAGAGTCGAGGAGAGACATGCCCATCACTCAGGAAGGACATGGACAAGTGAAGACCTTCACCTGCACGATGAAGAACCCAGTAAGTGAGGAAGTAAGTGATCCACTTCCAAACAGACTCCTCAGAGAGATGCCTCTGGAGAGTTCTGGAGTAAGATATGAAGCTGTGTTGATCAAAGAAGTGCTGAATCCGGCCGGGTCCTCGTGGGGCTGCTGGAGGCTGGGAGCCGGGCCTTGGACTGAGTGGCGGCAGCTTCATCTGGACGTCCTGCTCAGGGATCCAGAGCAACGTGGTGGAGGGTTCTGGTGCAGGATGGAGGTCCCGGACCCCCGTGGGGAAGAAAGAGCAGCCCGCATGATTCTGTTCCTCCCTGCAGACTCTGGACTCTGGATCAAAGTGTTGGGCGCTGTGATGAGATCCCTGGCTCTCCTCGCCCTGCTGGGGGTCGTGGTGTTCGCGGTGTGGAGGAGCAGAGAGACTCTCAGGAGactgacgtgtccgagtcagagcagagagagagagggatga